Sequence from the Nocardiopsis sp. YSL2 genome:
GTGCGCTTGCCGGTGGTCATCGACTCGACCACCACGCGCACGCCGGAGCCGGTGTCCGCGGCCTCCACCGCCCGCGAGGTGTTGAACCAGCGCAGCCGCTCCGCACCGAGGACCTTCTCCTGGTAGGTCCGCCGGTAGAGGTCCTCGATGAGGTCGAGGTCGGCGACCGAGTAGTTCGTGTTGGCGTGGTAGCCCATGATCATGCGCTTGACGTCCTCCGGCGCGCCGAAGTAGTCGTCCACGGCGGAGGGGTCGAAGACCCGGTTGGCGAGCGGGCTGTCGTCGGAGGGGCTGATGCCGAAGCGCGAGAAGACCGCGCAGACCTCCGCGGAGCGGAAGCGGTCGTGCAGGTAGGCGGTGACCTCGGCGGCGCTCTGCCCGGCACCGACCACGACGAAGCGGCGGGCCTCGGCCGTGTCGACGCCGTCCACGCGGTGCAGCAGTTCGCTGTTGTGCCAGATGCGCTCGCCCGTCTCCATGCCCTCGGGCAGGCGCGGTCGCAGGCCGGTGGCCAGGACCAGGTTGCGCGCCCTGCGCACGGCGGCGGTGCCGTCGGGGCCGCTGGAGACCACCTCGTAGTGGCGGACCTGGCCGTCGACCTCCACCGGGCGTACCTCGACCACCTCGTGGCCGTAGGAGACGTCGTCGTCGAGGCGGGCCGCGCACCACTCGAAGTAGTCGTGGAACTCCACGCGCAGCGGGAACAGGCTCTTGGCGTTGATGAAGTCGACGAGGCGGCCCCGCTCCTTGAGGTAGGAGAGGAAGGTGAAGCGGCTGGCCGGGTTGCGCAGGGTGACCAGGTCCTTGAGGAAGGAGACCTGCATCGTGGCGTCGTCGATGAGCATGCCCCGGTGCCAGCCGAAGTGCGTCTGGCGCTCCAGGAAGTGCGCGGTGACGGCCTGGTCGGGCGACGCGGCGTTGTGCTCCGCGACGGCGATCGCGAGTGCGAGGTTGGACGGTCCGAAGCCGACGCCGATGAGGTCGTGGATCGGTGGCTCGTCGGCCGGAAGTCCTTGTGACATACCAATTCCCATCTCGGTGGAAGTCCCGTCTGGTTCGCTCGCGGTGGTCACGTGACGCACTCCGGGCCGCACACTCCGACCCGTGAACGAAGGTAACCCTAACCTAAGTTCTTGTCCAGGGATCCCCGTGTTTTCGGACTTCCCGGCTTGCCACCTTAGGCAAGCCTTGCTTTACTGGGCGCCGCTGCCCCAACACGAGGAGGACCTCCATGCGCATCGCGATGTTCGGTTACCAGACCTGGGGGCACCGGACACTGCGGGCTCTGTTGGAGTCCGGCCACGAGGTCGTCCTCGTCGTCACGCACCCGCCGTCGGACCACGCCTACGAGCGGATCTGGTCCGACTCGGTCGCCGACCTGGCGGCCGAGAACGGTATCGAGGTCATCGAGCGCAACCGGCCCGACGAGGCGCTGGCCGCACGGCTGGGCGAGGTCGCCCCGGACCTGATCGTCGCCAACAACTGGCGCACCTGGCTGCCGCCGGAGATCTTCGCCCGGCCCCGCCACGGCACGCTCAACGTGCACGACTCGCTGCTGCCCGCCTACGCCGGCTTCTCGCCGATCATCTGGGCCCTGCTCAACGACGAGGAGGAGGTCGGGGTGACGGCGCACAAGATGGACGCCGAGCTCGACGCCGGCCCGATCGTGTACCAGCAGGCCGTCAAGGTCGGCCCGCGCGACACCGCCACCGACCTGTTCCACGCCACCGTCGACCTCATCACTCCGGTGGTGCACACCTCCCTGGAGCGGATCGCCGCGGGCAGCACCGACTGGGTCCCGCAGGACCGCACCAGGGCCAGCTTCTTCCACAAGCGCGCGGAGGAGGACAGCCGCATCGACTGGACCCTGCCCGCCGAGGACATCGACCGCCTGGTGCGCGCCCAGTCCGACCCCTACCCCAACGCCTTCGCCTTCCACGGCGAGCGCCGGCTGCGGATCACCCGGGCCTCGGTCTCGAAGGGGCGCTACGGCGGCACCCCCGGCCGGATCTTCTACCCCGAGGGCGACGGCGTGGTGATCGTCGCCGGGCCCGACGCCCGCACCGGACGGGCCCGCGGCGTGGTCGTCGAGGCCGTCCGCACAGACGACGGGACGGACCTGGCCGCGCGCGACTACTTCCGCCGCATGGGCGGCTACCTCACGCCGCACCCCCGGTCCACCACGTGAGCGCGTCCGGAAACGACAGCGGTTCCACCGACAGGAGCGAGCCCGACGAGGTGGACGGGCCCGAGGGGGCACCCGGCTCCGCCGGGCCCCGCCGGACCGGCGGTGCCGTCCTGCGCGGAGCCGTCGCGGGCCAGCGCGGCCGGGTGGCCGCGGCGTCCGTGCTCGGCTCCGGGCACCAGGCGGGCGAAGCCCTGGTCCCCGTCATCATCGGCGTGGTGATCGACCTGGCCGTGGCCACCGGATCCCCGCGCGCCCTCGTCCTGTGGCTGGCGGTGCTCGGCGCCGCCTTCGTCGTGCTGTCGTTCAGCTACCGGTTCGCGGCCCGCATCGCCGAGCGCGCCTCCGAACAGGCCGCCCACGAGCTGCGGCTCCGGCTCACGCGGCGGGTCCTGGACCCGCGGGGCGGCGCCGAGCGCGACCGGCTGCCCGGCGCGCTGACCAACATCGCCTCCGGCGACGCCGAACGGGTCGGGATGGCCGTGGGCCTGCTGGCCCTCGGGGTCTCCTCGATCGCCGGACTCGCGGTCAGCGCCGCCGCGCTGCTCCGGGTCTCGGTACCGCTGGGGCTGCTGGTACTGCTCGGCACTCCCCCGCTGCTCTACCTCGCCCACCTGGTGAGTCGGCCGCTGGCGCGCCGCAGCGAGGGCGAGCAGGAACGGGCGGCCCAGGCCTCCGGCACCGCCGCCGACCTCGTCGCGGGGCTGCGGGTCCTCAAGGGGCTGGGCGCGGAGACCGCCGCGTCCGAGCGCTACCGCACCACCAGCCGCGCCTCCTTCTTCTCCGCGCTGCGCGCCTCCCGCGCCCAAGCCGGGCACGACGGCGCCGTACTCGCCCTGACCGGCGGGTTCATCGCGGCCGTGGCCCTGGCCGGGGCCGTGCTGGCCATGCGCGGCGAGGTCAGCATCGGCGGACTGGTCGCGGCCGTGGGCCTGGCGCAGTTCCTGCACGGGCCGTTCCGGGTACTCGCCTTCGTCAATGGCGTGTTCGCCCAGGCACGGGCCTCCGCGCAGCGCATCGCCGACGTTCTGGAGTCCCCCTGGTCGGTCCCGGACGGCAGTGCGGCCCTGCCGCCGGAGCCCGCCGGGGAGCTGCGCCTGGACGGGGTCCGGTACGGGTCCCTGCGCGGTGTGGACGCCCGCATCGGCTCCGGCGGCCTGGTCGGCGTCGTCGCGCCCGACCCGGCGGCCGCCGCCGACCTGCTCGCCTGCCTGGCGCGCGACGCCGACCCGGATGAGGGATCGGTCGAGGTGGACGGGGTGGACGTGGCCAAGCTCGCCCTGGACGACCTGCGCAGGGCCGTGCTGGTGGCCGAACACGACGCCGCCCTGTTCGAGACCTCCCTGGCCGACAACGTGGCCGCCGCCGCCCGGGGGCCGATCGACCGCGCCCTGGACGCGGCGACCGCCGACGAGGTCGCCGAGGCGCTCCCCGAGGGACGCGAGACCCGGCTGGCCGAGCGCGGGCGCTCGCTCTCGGGCGGCCAGCGCCAGCGGGTGGCCCTCGCCCGGGCGCTGGCGGCCGACCCGCCCGTCCTGGTGCTGCACGATCCCACCACCGCCGTCGACACCGTCACCGAGGCCCGCGTGGCCGAAGGGCTGGCCCGTCTGCGCCGGGGGCGCACGACCGTGCTGGTCACCACCAGTCCCGCCCTGCTGGACACCGCCGACACCGTCCTGTTCCTGGACGGGGGGACCGTGGCC
This genomic interval carries:
- a CDS encoding methionyl-tRNA formyltransferase — encoded protein: MRIAMFGYQTWGHRTLRALLESGHEVVLVVTHPPSDHAYERIWSDSVADLAAENGIEVIERNRPDEALAARLGEVAPDLIVANNWRTWLPPEIFARPRHGTLNVHDSLLPAYAGFSPIIWALLNDEEEVGVTAHKMDAELDAGPIVYQQAVKVGPRDTATDLFHATVDLITPVVHTSLERIAAGSTDWVPQDRTRASFFHKRAEEDSRIDWTLPAEDIDRLVRAQSDPYPNAFAFHGERRLRITRASVSKGRYGGTPGRIFYPEGDGVVIVAGPDARTGRARGVVVEAVRTDDGTDLAARDYFRRMGGYLTPHPRSTT
- a CDS encoding ABC transporter ATP-binding protein; amino-acid sequence: MSASGNDSGSTDRSEPDEVDGPEGAPGSAGPRRTGGAVLRGAVAGQRGRVAAASVLGSGHQAGEALVPVIIGVVIDLAVATGSPRALVLWLAVLGAAFVVLSFSYRFAARIAERASEQAAHELRLRLTRRVLDPRGGAERDRLPGALTNIASGDAERVGMAVGLLALGVSSIAGLAVSAAALLRVSVPLGLLVLLGTPPLLYLAHLVSRPLARRSEGEQERAAQASGTAADLVAGLRVLKGLGAETAASERYRTTSRASFFSALRASRAQAGHDGAVLALTGGFIAAVALAGAVLAMRGEVSIGGLVAAVGLAQFLHGPFRVLAFVNGVFAQARASAQRIADVLESPWSVPDGSAALPPEPAGELRLDGVRYGSLRGVDARIGSGGLVGVVAPDPAAAADLLACLARDADPDEGSVEVDGVDVAKLALDDLRRAVLVAEHDAALFETSLADNVAAAARGPIDRALDAATADEVAEALPEGRETRLAERGRSLSGGQRQRVALARALAADPPVLVLHDPTTAVDTVTEARVAEGLARLRRGRTTVLVTTSPALLDTADTVLFLDGGTVAAQGSHAELARTSPTYREAVFA
- a CDS encoding lysine N(6)-hydroxylase/L-ornithine N(5)-oxygenase family protein encodes the protein MSQGLPADEPPIHDLIGVGFGPSNLALAIAVAEHNAASPDQAVTAHFLERQTHFGWHRGMLIDDATMQVSFLKDLVTLRNPASRFTFLSYLKERGRLVDFINAKSLFPLRVEFHDYFEWCAARLDDDVSYGHEVVEVRPVEVDGQVRHYEVVSSGPDGTAAVRRARNLVLATGLRPRLPEGMETGERIWHNSELLHRVDGVDTAEARRFVVVGAGQSAAEVTAYLHDRFRSAEVCAVFSRFGISPSDDSPLANRVFDPSAVDDYFGAPEDVKRMIMGYHANTNYSVADLDLIEDLYRRTYQEKVLGAERLRWFNTSRAVEAADTGSGVRVVVESMTTGKRTDLDADVLVYATGYSPGDPLALLGSAADRFHLDDEGRPMVERDFRVTADAAVRAGVYLQGGATEHTHGITSSLLSNNAVRSGEILDSILQRRPQDALQPATV